One Panicum virgatum strain AP13 chromosome 3N, P.virgatum_v5, whole genome shotgun sequence DNA segment encodes these proteins:
- the LOC120664434 gene encoding probable cytokinin riboside 5'-monophosphate phosphoribohydrolase LOGL8, translating into MTPTAAVVVALEAPVPVPAPAAVVGAPAPSSTAGAAAGQETAVEAAADAPAQSSSGGGGDGGSERRSRFRRICVYCGSAKGKKPSYQDAAIDLGNQLVERGIDLVYGGGSIGLMGLVSRAVHAGGRHVIGIIPKSLMPREVTGDPIGEVRAVSGMHERKAEMARFADAFIALPGGYGTLEELLEVITWAQLGIHKKPVGLLNVDGFYDPLLSFIDLAVNEGFITEEARRIIISAPTAKELVMKLEDYVPEYDIGLVWEDQKQNGLVPELESGITSS; encoded by the exons ATGACCCCGACCGCGGCGGTCGTCGTTGCATTGGAGGCGCCGGTCCCGGTCCCGGCCCCAGCAGCGGTCGTCGGGGCTCCGGCGCCATCATCGACGGCCGGGGCCGCGGCGGGCCAGGAGACCGCCGTtgaggcggcggccgacgcgCCGGCGCAGTCGagcagcggaggaggtggagacgGCGGCTCGGAGCGGCGGTCCCGGTTCCGGCGGATCTGCGTCTACTGCGGCAGCGCCAAGGGGAAGAAGCCCAGCTACCAGGACGCCGCCATCGACCTCGGCAACCAGCTG GTGGAGAGGGGCATTGACCTGGTCTACGGAGGGGGTTCGATCGGACTCATGGGATTGGTTTCGCGTGCAGTTCATGCCGGAGGACGCCATGTCATTGG GATCATTCCAAAGTCACTGATGCCCAGAGAG GTAACTGGAGATCCTATCGGTGAAGTTAGAGCTGTTTCTGGCATGCACGAGAGAAAAGCCGAGATGGCTCGGTTTGCTGATGCTTTTATTGCATTACCAG GTGGCTATGGAACCTTGGAGGAGTTGCTTGAGGTCATTACTTGGGCGCAGCTCGGAATCCATAAGAAGCCG GTTGGCCTTTTGAATGTTGACGGATTCTATGATCCTCTTCTGTCCTTCATTGACTTGGCTGTGAACGAAGGCTTCATAACGGAGGAGGCAAGGCGCATCATCATTTCAGCTCCAACAGCCAAGGAGCTAGTTATGAAGCTGGAG GACTATGTCCCAGAGTATGACATCGGTTTGGTTTGGGAGGACCAGAAGCAGAATGGCTTGGTCCCTGAGCTGGAGTCCGGGATCACTTCATCCTAG